Genomic segment of Apostichopus japonicus isolate 1M-3 chromosome 8, ASM3797524v1, whole genome shotgun sequence:
ctgtggatgtcagagttgtctaCGAAcacccaacttttcgagacacaatctgagtcattattatgcTATAACTTTAATGAATGAATTTATGCTAACTTTGCTTTGTGTCGGGCAAAATTGAGGTCATCtggaatttccaaaataataataattactttggcCAACCTTTCAGTTACTTTATCAGCTCTtaatcttcacgacgtactgtcatgctcacaccaacttcaccaaagtcatgcggcctgtgtctgtttcataattcagttatttatcacatgcacggtacggtaccactatggcaacatatggaacgcgaaaagagttataggtacgacttttatacattactaaattatatgatatatcagattttagttcaacaacaagtactctagttttgactttcagaaacgtcttacgaaccccctgggatggactgaCGCACCCcgtgggggttcatgcaccccagttagggaaccccggTTTAAACGGTCGAAACACTGAATTTAACACACACACCAAAACACAaaacttttccttttcttgtgatcGATTCATAAAGAAGTATAGAAAGTAAaggcaaataaaataaaactggaACACCAAACTGGCTGAATTGACAGCATAAAACATGAAATGGACACGTCGAAGGCCAGGATATCTGGCCACGCAAATTTACTTTTAGCATTGAATAGTCAAGTTCAGCTGCGAAAGGGGTGGGGGTCGTTGGGGGTAAAATTGTTCATGAATAGACTATCCAAAACGaaagaacaaaatgtttcaCAGTTTGAATTACGAACGTGGATTGATGAAGAATATTAAGCAATTTACACACATTTAACTTAATTTATGATAACTAATTTTATCGTGAGACTAAAATAGTAGAAccgttgaaataaaataatggtGGATTGAAGGGGAGAGAAGATTTCCCCCAAGAAAATTAAACCCCACTTTTCTTTCAATGAGGAGGGAGGAGTGATTACTGATATAgatgtaagatggtcagctcttacataaagttttcttttgtaccatagttttacttgtttattagtacACTGTGCAGTGCTTACTGTACAGAGgtctatacatttgtacagtatatttgtatgttgtcttgtggtaGTAAAAGGGGGATTAAGATTTCTCCTTCTGGGCTGCTAAGCAACTGTCTTTGTTCTTCCTGGGAATTAaccctcacaggaaatggggtgcGCACCTAACAACTGTAagtcattttatttaatttttattctgggcccagatcagctgtgatatatattgtttgttattcgtaattataatttaatttaatccaatccagttgagttttccattttttatgcGTCTTGCTTTGTgtttggtcatcacaccaaacccagggTTCTCTGATGAAGAAACAAGCAATTATTTTCAGcggctaacacccttacatacggtttagtttagtttaatagaaaaaaaaaaggatcaggagggacacttaagtccccatcaaggaccctatagagagaggggagaaaactgaagacacaaacactcagaccagattacaatgcttaaagtgcttctccaaagcattcttaaagccattgacactacttgcaagtacaactttctcaggcaaaccgtttcactcattcacaaccctatagaaaaaaagttatgccgaatattaatcctactaccACTGAAACAGAAATTAgatgtttgttttaaattgaattttCTTTCTCATTCAGAAGAGGCAGGAAAGTTGTAAATCCAATTTGTTGCATCCTCGATGGGCGCAACATCAACATCAGGAACGCCACGAGAAGAAAGGTCAGGGAGAATTCAATTTCAGTGATGATGTCACTAGCTGATTGCTGCAGAAAGATAGAAAAGaacaatatgacaaatgtcGTTAAAGTTCTCCATTGTAGAGGTTATTTTGCTATTACGTGGATAATATGAATGGCATGAGAAGAagtgggggagggaagggggagaggggagggggagggggagtgggatgAAAAATGCAAAGAAGAGGAAGATGATAACGGCAGGAGCCTGGAGAGTGAATAGACGCAAGACAAAAGGAAACTCAACTGAGAATTGACAAGTCGCGTTTTTTATGCCAGTAACAAGTGTGTTCTGAATAATGAATTTCAACAACAGATTGACTTTGACAAGCTGAAGCCATTGTAAACACGTTACCTGTGAACCACAAAGTAACTAAGTTATGTTACACCTATGTCAGATGTATCTTCCTTGCTTAAAATGTGATCTCGAGATTTCCCCGAAAACTATTCACTTTGTGACGAAAAGTAGGAGgtgaaaaaagaattaagaagaagaagaagaaaaagaaaataaacattaaaatttgGTCAAGTATGGCTTATTTCTTTCGTTGGTTTTCGAAAACTCCAAGCACTTTTACACGCTATCATGTCATTGTAGACTTTGTTAAGTCGCCATCCCGATATTTATCAGCGCCAAAATCGTCTTTAGTAAGTCTACAGACTGGTCGTTTCTATTTTTATATCTCTATATTCGTCTTCCATGTTACGCTTGCATGTCATACATTGGGATTTCGGTAGAAAGTTGTATTACTTACCCCGACGGTCTGGCACGTAATGAATTTGCTGAGGGAGAGAACCACCGCAGAAAAGACATAGATGCCGAGCAATTCCATAAAGTGTTGGAAGAAAAGTTGACGAggctgttgacctttgacctttgacttgACATGGAATAAATTAGTCACGATGTAATAGATACGGTCAAGGGATGATAAAGAGAACGTTTTACCGTTAAAAATGAAATCATAGATTGAACATTATTTTTAGTTTAGAAAGGAATGAAAATGATCAATTCTCGTCATTAAACTTATAATGCAACGGTGAATGGAGTACAAGTGTGTTCGTATGTGTGTGTCTTAATTGAGGAGCTGTTAGCGCAAGATCACTAAGCAACATTAATTTCGAGATAAATGAAAAAGATGAGTTTCATAACAAAAGTTCTATGCCATGCATGGCCTCTACATGCTTTACCTAAAAttatccttaattttttttttgggggggggggggggctctttTCCATTGTCTAATTTTTCCAagtcagttttccattattCAATTTCTtatgaaatttaacttttttcttGTCAGATTATCagtttcatatcattttattgAACTACTGGCTGAGATGGAAACAAGTTATATCTATATGCATGATAAAAACAGTGTTTAGGGAAAAGGATATCCATGTTACCGATCCGATGAAGAAGAGCGGGTAACCGATCATTCGGATAATTGAGGTCGAGTAGCCCTGCGCAGGAGAAAAGGAGAAACCATTACATATAGACTACTCGCTTTATACAGAGAGATGTCAAATACTCTCTTTCAAGCGGAAAAATGAGCATTGAAGAAGAAAGGGCAAAAAAAAGCAAGCTTTTTATCCCATGAAAACTGCCTTTATCCTTTTCACTCGTGCAGCGTCCACAAGTTAAGGGCGAGGTTTGGGTATGGACGACAGTGCAAAAAGGAATTGGCGCTTATCCACGGTACCCAACTGCAGGCTTTTTAAAACTTAATATTTGTAGATTATTTCTGTAAATAATTAATCGGTGTAGTACATTTTCGAGAGCTATACCTATATATGACCTATACTCTAACACCAAGAGCTTCATAAACGCATTTATGATTTTCCGTGGGTAAATTTTATTTGGCCCCAAATGCCCATTTTTAGTAACTATTTCTCTCTGTGTTTTTGACTCACACAAGTTGAAATGTGTAATGCATAGTCACCAATTAACCCAAAGGGCTCTATCTTGTCAAAATGCGTTCAATGTATCGAAACTCATTTATTATAAAATCTAATTAGactgtaattaaaaaaaatacaatatttttgagACAatcatatttgttgtcatttcttCTTACGATTTCTAACTATTGCCATTGTTGTCAGACCAATAACATGGGCTGTCGATCTTTTGTGGGGCTGCACTCAAAGAACAACAAGCTACAGAAAACATTTTTAGTACACAGATGATTTTCTTGGTTCTGCTTTGGCGGTATTCTTAAATTCACAACTTCAGCGATACAAGCTGTTTTCTGTTGACAATTGAATTGCATGGTTTTGCCGAAACAATGGTTCAATTACAATGTGATCAACTCACCAATTGCCAAAGACTGGTCACAGCCAAATCAAATCCAAAATAGCCGAGACATGAAACCATGGCAAAACACTGATTCTTGTTCAGGGTCCACCCAGATctataaagaaacaaaaaaagaaaacaagaatcaACAACAAAGAATCAACAATTGATTGAGATTGATATATTACGGGAACGAACATCTTGCAACATACGTTGCATGGCTTCTGACCACGCCATGCTATATTTACACATAACTGGAGACCAGTCAACATATAGTCCTATATAGATAACAGATGAATAGTCACAACAGGGGCATAgtaacactttttttttgtagggGTATGGGGTCCTCATCTCCCTCACCGAGTTACAGGTCATGCATAAGTATATCTCATTAAGATTATATTATAACTTcctaatattaatatatatatatatatatatatatatatatatatatatatatatatatatatatatatttatatacatatatatatatacatatatatatatatatatatatatattatacagtgtTATACCTCGTAATGCTGTTGCCATTACTGGTCATTAACAGGCATAGCAACAGCATGGCTTTGGATACGCTTTTGAAGAAGAACGTGACAGGAATCCCTGCATAAGTCAATGCCTGCACGCTAATGAGCGCTCCGAAGCTACCTGGGAAGAAGAAAACATGATAAGTTGCATGAATTTATAGTGAGTTATAGAGTATATCATGGTGATCGAACTCATGCAAGCACCGTATAATTTTGTATAAGTGCGCGGTGATTAGTTAGAATCCagtaaaaatcataaataatatcACGAAAAGTATATAATCACCTCATTTGCTGAAAACCATGTTAACAACATTGCATTGCACCTTTCTGATCAAACCTGATGATTTTTTAACATCTTTTAAATTTCGATGATAGGTGAACATTAATGTGTGTGACATTTTGTCACACTTCGGTAACGCAATGATGAATACGTATCACGTGACCCtgcaaaatacttctttttggttggttggttggttggttggacAACGCTAAATAGACATGGCCGCTTCAAATGGAGGTAAATCACATGAACCCCACCCCCCGGACCAACCACTACCACCCTTCAGTGTTGTTTTACTTTATACGTTATGATTATGAGGAACCGAACCACAATTAGATGATTGTATACATCCACCATGCAGAAAGGTTAACCATGATCTGAAAAGTACCTTTCAAAAGACATAAAGTGACTTTTCCGCATGTTTGCAGTGATCATCATATTTGTGTTTATGTTGGATGTTAACAGGTACGTTATGAATAGTATTACCGATAGTGTCAAAACAAAGAAGAATGAAGATAATACAGAAATTCGTTCGTGAAAATGAGAAATAATGTGCATGACACAAGGCTGGGAAGTTAATctcttgtttttcaaattttcaactgGACTTACTAAACAGCGCCACCATTCCTAAGATGACGTGAAGCACCGTCGCCTTCGTGTCTCCTGAAATAAGCAGGCTTGCTAACCAGGATATGGCCAGTAGCCCGTATAACACAGTCAAAATGATCATAATCTGTTGGAGATATGAAGCAAATTATTAAAAGAACTCAAAATGCGCCTGTAAAACCATTTCTCATACCGTGCAAGCACCGCGACAAACACATTAACAGAAAATGTTGTCGCGTTCACCAGCCTCTGGCGGATGCCGGATGGAGGCAACCGCGTAAAAATATCCGCATATTATGTCGAACAGGATTAACAATATATTAACAACTTCGAAactgatacagtatatatgaaaaTACATGCAGAACTATAGACATTACGCCAATTACATTAACTGAATGTGACTTAACAAGACTACATATTTGCCTGCTAACTCAAAACTTGCACCAGTGAAGTATTTAGAAACTATAGTATTTTCATTCGATTTAACCTTGCAAATGTATTGCCAATTTACGTGTTATTTTTAACAGCCCGGATTTTACGTTTTTGAATCTCTTCCGAGCTGCACACGTATAAGTAGTTTATACACTATATATTGAACGTCAAAATAATCGGCTTCCTGCAACACTGCACGGTCGCTGGCTTACAACATTAAACTATAGTCACCATACGAACAAGGAAGCCATCATTTCGATCAGAATCGGAGAGCATAGTCATTTACTAGGCCATTTAGAGAGTTTGTAAGACCTTAATCATGTAAGAGCATgtatttacaatataaatgcATTTCTATctatattatttgaaataaaagttaTGCAAAAGAAAACCCGAACCCTATTTTGTTTATGGATTATGTTTTATGACGCATTTCCACATAGTTCCACACACATTGTTTGCTTGAGTGTATATATCAGATTGCTCCCAGATATGCTAGAAACATGGGTCACCCGTGCAACAAGCACTTTTTATTGTCACCTCCCTCCCCTCAATTAATTAACCCTCCACTCATTGGGATATGTAATTTTCGACGTATACCCACTCTATTTTTTCTGAGTTATGGGTGGATTCAAACCTCAAGAAAAACAGGTctatatgaaaaataattaaaacttcGGGCCAACCTTGATACCCGGACGAATTATATCTGTGGACGACGTAGGCTACTCACCCATTTATGGACCACCAGATCTGCAATAAAAGACGGCGGCAATGCTTCAGCGAAGCAATACCAGGTTAGAGAGCTTCCGTTATACATATTTGCAAATTAGGAACTGGACAAAATGTGCAACAAACTTAAATATACTACGCAATAGACCTAGTCTTCGTTCTTGTATTGCTGCCGAATCAGATTTAGCTATCACATTGAACAGAGTGAACGCTTTGTGGAAAAACATCAAACAACCCCTGGCATAACTGCAAATCATCGCCGTGTGACTTGACCAATCACAGCGAGGGAATgaattgggtaaacaaaacgtAATAGTTCCTCGTTCATTATAAATAGTAAGGAATGAATCTATGTATAAATTAAGCATagacatatttaattattacacgATGAagcaatatatacataactaaATATGTTCAGAGTTTTGATGTTGCGGGACTTAAATCTTGTGCGTCGGACAGATTATACAGAGAGTGGTCCGCAAACTTAAAGGTTCAGGACCCAGGAGTTTTCACGTGGGACTGAGACACGAcccaccacaccccaccccaccccgagTCAGGATCGATGCTTAGAATGTATGAAAGCTAGCCAATATATATTGCCCCCGGGGCCTCTTTTGTTTAGGGGCTGGGGCAAGGAATACTTCGATGAAAATTTGAAGATCTGCATAGAACCATACAGAGTGGGCACAAAAGCCcacttttaaataaatttaaaccgACGTGACTTGAAGGTCGACATTTTACTACAGAGCATTCTTAAACTAATCCAATAGTTTTCCAATGAAATGGGAATAAATCCTagcaatttctttttcaaacgTTAAATTTGGTTTTGAGGGTACTTTTCAAGTGTCTGGCAACAGCATACTCTTGATTTGCAACACAAAGCATATTTAAGCTACAAATAtgcctttgtttttctttatccaTGCATTAACTCATGTATTATCAACAAGAAGGAAGATAAACTGTTACCAAAACTataccaaaacaataacaaagtcgTATAGTTGAATTCAGATTACAACGTATACCCTCACACTGCGGTGCAACTCGTTTTGGCGAAtacatttcaatttaaaaaatatttcaaatagaaaTGACGTAAATCGGACTAgaatacaggggcgtatccaggggggcgcaacaggcgcgcgcccccccctattggccgtcaccaaaaaaaaaaaaaagtttagcaaaaaaaaaaaaaaaattgatgacgacctttaagtgagttgtcggtgatcgctcaaccccccccccccctcccgtatgctttattttttgtttgccaaaaaaaggttctggcgaagttcggcggcataatagttttaaaaacatagatggtaattgtgtttgtattatcactataaacactaagtgacatgccagccatactaaattgtgcattttgtgtccatatttactggaaatgttgcttattattaaggtcgaaaaagggatcacatatggccatgggcggcgatcctggggggaaggggggatataggggatatatcccccatgaaaatgggtggaggggatgtaatacaccatatccccccccccccaccaaataccagggataagaatattttcatgcctacatttatgcatcatcgttaatgtacggctcttttttagcttcatttctcgcctaccataaacgcagtgcgatcttttcaaataaagcgtctttataaagcaagaatagttgactgtaggcttcattggccctataacaacaaaatgtattattgcgcccacggtattgatatagtacatatatgcaccctcatagtattcatataggccctatagtaggcctacacacgtacatgttccctggaacagctgagaatctcatgttaccagggtaatgcttaattcacctggatgccctagcaatcggtacctaggaatgaaactatgtgtaattgtgtattgcatgtgtataggcctataatagcctgcatgaggccattttcttcatcgaatagtataaaagagctctcgaacattctaacgttgcgcctgaaacaagattgacaggggcaattttcccaaaataacacccgaaattaaaaaaaaggtattttggaccctgattatgagatatttcggacatgacatccgtattttaaagttgggtatatgccgcttggaaacctcgggaagtgccgtttccggctatctagagggtttgttaatcccaaaattttcttgtacgcttcgcgccaacccatggtggcgctacgcttagatagtcaaaaAGGTCatatccctccccccccactcggaagtacggatcgccgcccatgcatatggcaccattttgcatttcagcccttcttcgaaagcaaaaattgtccacccctccccttagacccatcccccaggacggcgatcattcatgcctgacgccccccctattggaaaatcctggatacgcccctggaatAGGCCTTTGTTGAACACAACCCAAAGCTATTATAATTTCAGTCACGGGTACAAGTGATCGCCTTCCTATACATACCGTGTATATATAACGTAAAAACATCAACTTGGTAAAATAAAAGCCCAATTTTAACTGATGCAAATTGCTGATGCTTCTTATCTATCGTAAGCTAATCTATGTAAACATTATGTTTGTATCATAATCTGTTGGTCGACCAAGTAAAAcaggaaagtaaactttttggTTTTCAAGACTTCGGTGTTCTATGTTAATGATAAACCAGTCTGAAAGACCACCAACTTATATCTGCGAGTTAACAAGTCTTGtgcaaattgaaaacaaaataaaaaacaacgaCCTCTCGCCTTTAAGTGATATATGTGCCAAGGAGCGGCGATAGAAAGCCCGCTGAAGTAGACCAGGCTTACAACAGGGCTCATCTGTTCAGTGGAGTCGAGAACCATTCAGGCCGAGCAACGGGAGAGGCCCGTAGCTAGCTTGTCAAAGTTGGAAGGGTAGATTGTTTGTTTGGAGCGGCATAATTTTTGTTTGAGGGGCCATTTGCATGTAGCCACTATAGGGGTCCATTACCGAAACCATAAATTTAAAGCAtaaattgggggagggggcatagTCGAAAATTGGGGGGATTAATCCTGTCCCAGAATGCCCGCCCCGTGTCTACgggatataaatatataggcctacacgggCCCTTTTCTTTAAGTCTTCATTTTcattaagtatattatgaaaatgagaattaTTGAAACTTGAGTACGGACGAGTTGGATCCCTTCCACGTTCGACcgattgccccccccccccctacccgcGAACTTATCCAGCAAGGCAGAGCAATGATCTTGAAACAATGGCAAGACAAACGATATGAAGTTGTGAGATTTGTTTGGAAAGCTGGACCACTATAACTTCTTCCCGTATGCACCTTTCCCTCACACAGCCGTTAATGTCAAATATACAGCTTTGAAAGGTAATCCATTTGTTAACTACAAATTTTTACGCACTAAAAATTGCTCAGGCGTGGATGcaacacaaaataaattcattcaaaaatCAATTGATGTACACGCAACCCCCCCGCGTCTGCCATTGCTGCTGAAATTCTATGTTATTCTAAAAAACGCACGAATTGTATATTTCGAAGgaattcaatatttaatatcttATAACAGTTCAGTTACTAAGCTTGACTTTGTCAAGTCCATTTCAAACAGTCCaagtcaaaaaagtggaaaagtTCTGATTTAGTCTACGGTGATTATGATTAAACTATACGAAAATGTAGTTTCGAATAATTATTCGCGAATTCAAATTCTTGGGCTGAAAAGATCTAAAGTACGTGAGACTTATCAGGGAATACACTTTATTGAGTAACACTTAAGTCAAAATGTATGTTTTGGTAATATCTGCGACATTGCCGTTATGTTTTGATTTCTGTAACTTTCCTGTTCCTCAACTGGATTCTAGACGACGAGTTTAGATTCTTCCTTGTTACTAAAACTCATCACTACTTCCCcgaaatatgctagatagttcaaataatggtcacctgtcaaatttcaacaagcattttactatacCACCCTCAGAAGCATATTTCCTCATgtatacatttttgtttgtaatttaacACTTCTCAAGGTCTGGGAATAACTTGGAGTGCCAAGAAGTGCAGGGatgaacttttcaaattttatagCAATGTTAGCATGCTTACATTTGGGTGCCAATTCTGGTGAATTTTAAACTAAATTAACTATTGCTGACAACCATGCAGATATTTAATCATGTTGTTTATTGAAAAGGGATATTAGATTGTTTCCATTTAAGAAAACCTTGAAACGGAAGGATggagggagaaaggggaagggagggggtgcAGGGGGTCTGGGAGTAGCGAAGGGCGGCAAACTGTCAATATGAACACACAGCTACTTAGATCTAAATCTTAATTTTCAGAAACCAACACAGATAACTAAACACTTTCACatgtattactttttttttcttatcaaagTGTTATCATAAGAAGAAAGTAAGAAATTGATTCCATAGTCCATGATCCTCTTGTATTTTATTGATGTGTTTCACTATTTTATCACatattgcaatgtgttttaTAGCACATCTGGTATATGAGCACTGTATAACTCATAATGTACAACTCATAATTACAAGACATGACAAACCCCCACCAAAAAGGACCTCCTCcccacaaacaaaacaaaaggaggccacaaaaaaaaaatcaaaaattttaCAACTCTTTatcaataagaaataaaattgagtGACCAGACTCCTTCATAATTATAACATTTACTATATAATATGCCTTGGCCTTCAATAAAAGCAATATATGCAGATGGCAAGGAAGAACCAACTGTAAACAGCTTCACCACTCGAAGGTTGCAACTGCTAATCCGTCTGCAGAGAGATGCCTTTATTTCAGTGCATCTCATATGTTAGTGTAAAAGGAATAGAAAACACAAGAGGTACCATTTGTGTATTCTACATTTGCTTGAAAGAGAATGAGCCCCCCAATACTACCATGTTCTTACCAACTTCTTAAGCTGTCAATGAGGGGACCctctccccccaaccccccccaacccttccCAAACAAAATGACAGTACAATTGTTAAATTGAGTAAAATGTTGATAGAATTTCAAACCAGTCTCTTCACTCAGTAAATGTGAACATTATCATGTCAAACTGAGTGCAGTACTACATTTTCCTCAAATGTGAAGATTTCAACACATTGAGAATTGCTAGATACATGAAAGTACTATTAAAAGTCCACTGGGTAAAGTCAAAGCAGTTTGCATTTAGCTCCTACTGGTGTGCCAGGATGATGCAAGTTAGTTAAAGTGACAGCTACTACTGTCCATGGTGAACCATGGTGTCGACGATCCACACCATGGATCTTGAGTTGACCGGGGAGCAAGTTACTTCTCATCAACGATCCATCTGCCCTTAGTTAATGGCTAACGGAGGACACAGAAGTCACACCACATGTTGGACCTGTCTAATCATGACTCTGACGTCTGACCATTAACTTATtctctgcagaaaaaaaaaaaatgcaaattaaaaaaCTTTCAATAAGTTTAAATTTGCTTTTGACAAAGCTCTTTGTAGCCTTGTAGGTAGaacataactttttctcttcaaGTTTTTGACTGTGCAGTTACTTATAAgagtatattgtttgtttatacaAGGGTTTTCAAAATGACCACACTGTCAAAGAAATCGCATGAAAAGTTATGAATAAATCATATATAAGGTTATGAATAATCATGACACTATAGTAGGCTATAACACCCAACTTACCCTCAGGGGGACACCACcctatttgaaatattattcttGATTGAGAATGCTATATTCATAGGAAGTGTCtacttttgttcatggaaatgaaTTTTCAACACGATATATCTTTACAGCACCAACTGTGATGATCAGGTGTCTATGACTAGGTTATGAATATGTAACTCATAGCAAATGTCATAAATAAAATACTAGAAAGATAAAGCACATACCTTACACATCAGGTTATCACATGAAAGGCTTTGGCTAATAATATGATCATGAAGTGTATATGAA
This window contains:
- the LOC139971471 gene encoding uncharacterized protein; amino-acid sequence: MYNGSSLTWYCFAEALPPSFIADLVVHKWIMIILTVLYGLLAISWLASLLISGDTKATVLHVILGMVALFSSFGALISVQALTYAGIPVTFFFKSVSKAMLLLCLLMTSNGNSITRSGWTLNKNQCFAMVSCLGYFGFDLAVTSLWQLGYSTSIIRMIGYPLFFIGSVTWIVTNLFHVKSKVKGQQPRQLFFQHFMELLGIYVFSAVVLSLSKFITCQTVGQSASDIITEIEFSLTFLLVAFLMLMLRPSRMQQIGFTTFLPLLNEKENSI